The Tripterygium wilfordii isolate XIE 37 chromosome 4, ASM1340144v1, whole genome shotgun sequence genome has a window encoding:
- the LOC119996883 gene encoding TATA-box-binding protein 2-like — protein sequence MRSFVDENFVMEGFTILGTVFCIIDLGERGVVVLTHEVFFLCWKREVRLIFISLCLIWECFCRNIVSTVNLDCRLDLKQIALQARNAEYNPKRFAVVIMRIRKPKTTALIFASGKMVCTGAKSEMQSKMAARKYASIIQKLGFLAKFKESSLCRK from the exons ATGAGGTCTTTTGTGGATGAGAATTTTGTAATGGAAGGATTCACAATTCTGGGCACAGTTTTTTGCATAATTGACCTTGGAGAACGTGGAGTGGTG GTGCTA ACTCATGaagtgttttttctttgttggaagCGGGAGGTTCGACtaatttttatttctctctGTCTAATATGGGAATGCTTTTGTAGGAACATTGTGTCAACAGTCAACTTGGACTGCAGATTGGATCTGAAGCAAATTGCTTTGCAAGCACGAAATGCAGAATATAACCCTAAG CGTTTTGCTGTTGTGATTATGAGGATCAGGAAGCCCAAAACTACTGCATTGATTTTTGCTTCTGGCAAGATG GTCTGTACAGGTGCTAAAAGTGAAATGCAGTCGAAAATGGCGGCAAGGAAG TATGCTAGTATCATTCAAAAGCTTGGATTCCTTGCAAAGTTCAAG GAAAGTAGTCTATGCAGGAAATAG
- the LOC119997988 gene encoding myb family transcription factor PHL11-like isoform X2, with the protein MERGYAGSYLYEDGVVMTRDSKPRLRWTADLHERFVDAVTKLGGPDKATPKSMLRLMGLKGLTLYHLKSHLQKYRMGQQARKQNGGERNNESGGGLYVQFSNQSSGTSTSSSRVDSREGDIPIAEAQKFQIEVQNSLQEQLEKKLQMRIEAQGKYLQTMLEKAQNCFSLDVSSNMNLEAAKSQLTDINLAISGLMENMNAESLNGSRTAAARNSHYNKANSSTFQFHGEREREEAINVKVEEGLMHFDLNTSNSYDYVAANGSELELTMLSH; encoded by the exons ATGGAGAGGGGGTATGCGGGGAGTTATCTGTACGAGGATGGAGTGGTGATGACCAGAGACTCAAAGCCAAGGCTCCGATGGACTGCTGATCTTCATGAGCGATTCGTGGATGCTGTAACCAAACTTGGTGGCCCTGATA AAGCAACTCCAAAGTCCATGTTGAGGTTGATGGGCTTGAAGGGGTTGACATTGTACCATTTAAAGAGTCATTTACAG AAATATAGGATGGGACAGCAGGCTCGGAAACAGAATGGTGGAGAACGAAACAACGAGAGTGGTG GGGGCTTATATGTTCAGTTCAGCAATCAATCCTCTGGGACTAGTACCAGTTCATCAAGAGTGGATAGCAGAGAAGG AGATATTCCAATTGCTGAAGCTCAGAAGTTCCAGATTGAAGTGCAAAACAGTTTACAAGAACAGCTTGAG AAGAAACTACAAATGAGAATAGAAGCCCAGGGGAAGTACTTACAAACTATGCTGGAGAAAGCCCAGAATTGTTTCTCACTAGATGTGAGTTCCAATATGAATCTAGAAGCAGCAAAATCTCAATTGACGGACATCAATTTGGCTATATCGGGTCTTATGGAGAATATGAATGCAGAATCCTTGAACGGATCAAGGACCGCAGCTGCAAGGAACAGTCACTATAACAAGGCAAATAGTTCGACTTTTCAGTTTCacggagaaagagaaagagaagaagccaTAAACGTCAAGGTCGAAGAAGGTTTGATGCATTTTGACCTGAATACCAGTAATAGCTATGACTATGTTGCTGCAAATGGATCTGAATTGGAACTCACCATGCTTTcacattga
- the LOC119997988 gene encoding myb family transcription factor PHL11-like isoform X1 gives MERGYAGSYLYEDGVVMTRDSKPRLRWTADLHERFVDAVTKLGGPDKATPKSMLRLMGLKGLTLYHLKSHLQKYRMGQQARKQNGGERNNESGGGLYVQFSNQSSGTSTSSSRVDSREGDIPIAEAQKFQIEVQNSLQEQLEVQKKLQMRIEAQGKYLQTMLEKAQNCFSLDVSSNMNLEAAKSQLTDINLAISGLMENMNAESLNGSRTAAARNSHYNKANSSTFQFHGEREREEAINVKVEEGLMHFDLNTSNSYDYVAANGSELELTMLSH, from the exons ATGGAGAGGGGGTATGCGGGGAGTTATCTGTACGAGGATGGAGTGGTGATGACCAGAGACTCAAAGCCAAGGCTCCGATGGACTGCTGATCTTCATGAGCGATTCGTGGATGCTGTAACCAAACTTGGTGGCCCTGATA AAGCAACTCCAAAGTCCATGTTGAGGTTGATGGGCTTGAAGGGGTTGACATTGTACCATTTAAAGAGTCATTTACAG AAATATAGGATGGGACAGCAGGCTCGGAAACAGAATGGTGGAGAACGAAACAACGAGAGTGGTG GGGGCTTATATGTTCAGTTCAGCAATCAATCCTCTGGGACTAGTACCAGTTCATCAAGAGTGGATAGCAGAGAAGG AGATATTCCAATTGCTGAAGCTCAGAAGTTCCAGATTGAAGTGCAAAACAGTTTACAAGAACAGCTTGAG GTGCAGAAGAAACTACAAATGAGAATAGAAGCCCAGGGGAAGTACTTACAAACTATGCTGGAGAAAGCCCAGAATTGTTTCTCACTAGATGTGAGTTCCAATATGAATCTAGAAGCAGCAAAATCTCAATTGACGGACATCAATTTGGCTATATCGGGTCTTATGGAGAATATGAATGCAGAATCCTTGAACGGATCAAGGACCGCAGCTGCAAGGAACAGTCACTATAACAAGGCAAATAGTTCGACTTTTCAGTTTCacggagaaagagaaagagaagaagccaTAAACGTCAAGGTCGAAGAAGGTTTGATGCATTTTGACCTGAATACCAGTAATAGCTATGACTATGTTGCTGCAAATGGATCTGAATTGGAACTCACCATGCTTTcacattga
- the LOC119997987 gene encoding isoflavone reductase homolog: MHAMAKSKVLVVGGTGYIGKRLVMASIGQGHTTYVLQRPEIGLDMDKLQILMSLKKQGARLIEGSFSDHQSLVDAVRKVDVVICTMSGVHFRTHNILMQLKLVDAIKEAGNVKRFLPSEFGMDPARMGDALEPGRVTFDEKMRVREAIEDAQIPFTYVSANCFAGYFVPNLSQLGTLLPPKHKAYLYGDGNAKAVFMDEDDVATYVIKTIDDPRTLNKTVYLRPPENILSQKQLVEMWEKLSGKKLEKISISAQDFLAPLKGMDYASQVGVGHFYHIFYDGCLTNFEIGEEGEEASELYPEVEYTRMDEYMKLYL, translated from the exons ATGCATGCAATGGCCAAAAGCAAGGTCCTTGTTGTGGGAGGTACTGGTTACATAGGCAAGAGACTTGTGATGGCAAGTATTGGTCAGGGACATACTACATATGTTCTTCAACGCCCTGAGATCGGCCTCGACATGGACAAGCTTCAGATTCTGATGTCGTTGAAGAAGCAAGGAGCTCGCCTGATCGAGGGCTCGTTTTCTGATCATCAAAGCCTTGTGGATGCTGTTAGAAAGGTTGATGTTGTCATATGCACCATGTCAGGTGTGCATTTCAGGACTCACAACATTTTGATGCAGCTCAAGCTTGTTGATGCCATCAAAGAAGCCGGCAACGTTAAG cgTTTCTTGCCATCAGAGTTTGGCATGGACCCAGCACGAATGGGAGATGCACTTGAACCAGGAAGAGTAACATTTGATGAGAAGATGAGAGTGAGAGAGGCAATTGAGGATGCCCAAATACCTTTCACATATGTTTCTGCTAATTGCTTTGCAGGTTACTTTGTGCCTAACCTCTCTCAACTTGGAACCCTCTTGCCTCCAAAACACAAAGCATATCTCTATGGGGATGGCAATGCCAAAG CTGTTTTCATGGATGAAGATGATGTGGCGACATACGTGATCAAAACGATTGACGATCCTCGAACTTTGAACAAAACAGTGTATCTGAGGCCACCAGAAAACATTCTCTCTCAAAAACAGTTGGTAGAGATGTGGGAGAAGCTTAGTGGAAAGAAACTGGAAAAGATCAGCATTTCTGCTCAAGACTTCCTTGCTCCCTTGAAGG GTATGGACTATGCAAGCCAGGTAGGAGTGGGGCATTTTTACCACATATTCTATGATGGTTGTTTGACAAACTTTGAAAtaggagaagaaggagaagaggctTCAGAGCTTTATCCAGAAGTGGAATATACTCGCATGGATGAATATATGAAGCTCTATCTATAG
- the LOC119995876 gene encoding uncharacterized protein LOC119995876, translating into MAQFTIHGRLKLFFNGDHQDPFQYNLVGPTSVNGLRSIRLHKRSVWFIGSSSRLYGSSSLNKKSKCFSVKGSLTVSDEGIHDESEDYDREFERDELSGFRGLVLDVSYRPVNVVGWRRAICLEFMEKADVLEYYDQTVNSPSGSFCIPAVLRVPHLLQIVKRRRIKNSLSRKNVLFRDNFTCQYCSSRENLTIDHVLPVARGGEWKWENLVTACSKCNSKKGQKTPEEANMKLKKPPKAPKDYDILAIPLTNSAIKMLKTRKGMPEEWRQYLSIPNSEP; encoded by the exons ATGGCCCAATTCACAATACATGGGCGCCTGAAGCTTTTTTTCAATGGTGATCACCAAGACCCATTTCAGTATAATCTTGTTGGTCCTACTTCGGTTAATGGGTTGAGATCGATTAGACTCCATAAGCGTAGTGTTTGGTTCATTGGCTCTAGTTCAAGACTATATGGTTCTTCTTCTTTGAACAAGAAATCCAAGTGTTTCAGTGTAAAGGGGAGTCTCACTGTGAGTGATGAGGGGATTCATGATGAAAGTGAAGATTATGATCGCGAGTTTGAAAGGGATGAATTGTCTGGTTTTAGAGGCCTGGTCTTGGACGTTTCTTATAG GCCAGTCAATGTTGTAGGCTGGAGACGCGCTATTTGTTTGGAGTTTATGGAGAAG GCTGATGTTCTGGAATATTATGATCAGACTGTTAACTCCCCAAGTGGTTCATTCTGCATTCCAGCTGTGTTAAGG GTTCCACATTTACTACAGATtgtgaagagaagaagaatcaaaAACAGCCTTAGTCGCAAAAATGTTCTCTTCCGAGATAATTTTACTTGTCA GTATTGTTCTTCACGTGAGAACTTGACAATTGATCATGTTTTGCCTGTTGCACGTGGAGGGGAATGGAAATGGGAAAATCTG GTTACTGCATGTTCTAAGTGTAACTCAAAGAAAGGACAAAAAACTCCAGAGGAAGCAAATATGAAGTTGAAGAAGCCCCCCAAG GCACCTAAAGACTATGACATCCTTGCGATACCTCTAACAAACTCTGCAATAAAGATGCTGAAGACAAGGAAGGGAATGCCTGAAGAGTGGCGTCAATATCTATCGATACCTAACTCGGAGCCTTGA
- the LOC119995877 gene encoding GATA transcription factor 5-like gives MELSPNVTVSGEYQPDQLASSIPADIFSAQSMEVDMSLEWLSIFVEDCLSSTGSCLPAVPSSVQNPTLNPKLTKTQQNPSSLHKYVVPGKARTKRKRTSPTAKTKKNDALTSWTHNLNPHNQTLYFTSSDPPLLQQTHWLADSELMIPLKQESPNNNISNIEETKEFIVDGHKETEKEEVMMSLEGNDGRWGVMQQQPPRRCTHCQSQRTPQWRAGPMGPKTLCNACGVRYKSGRLLPEYRPAKSPTFVSFLHSNSHKKVMEMRMGNTASINPCEQ, from the exons ATGGAATTGTCCCCTAATGTGACAGTCTCCGGTGAGTACCAGCCAGACCAACTTGCTTCATCCATTCCTGCTGACATTTTCTCAGCTCAAAGCATG GAAGTGGATATGAGCTTGGAATGGCTGTCAATATTTGTAGAGGACTGTTTATCAAGCACAGGAAGTTGTCTTCCAGCAGTACCCTCTAGTGTTCAAAACCCAACCTTAAACCCAAAATTgaccaaaacccaacaaaaccCATCTTCCTTGCACAAGTATGTAGTCCCAGGGAAGGCCAGAACCAAGAGAAAAAGGACATCCCCAACTGCCAAAACCAAAAAGAATGATGCATTAACTAGTTGGACTCATAACCTAAACCCACATAACCAAACTCTTTATTTCACATCCTCTGACCCTCCTTTGCTCCAACAAACACATTGGTTAGCTGACAGTGAACTCATGATACCCCTAAAGCAGGAATCCCCAAACAACAACATTAGTAACATAGAAGAAACAAAGGAGTTCATAGTGGATGGTCATAAGGAGACAGAGAAGGAGGAGGTTATGATGAGTCTGGAGGGTAATGATGGTCGTTGGGGTGTGATGCAGCAGCAACCACCAAGGAGGTGCACTCATTGTCAATCACAAAGAACCCCACAGTGGAGGGCTGGACCAATGGGTCCAAAGACATTGTGCAATGCATGTGGGGTGAGGTACAAGTCAGGAAGACTATTGCCAGAGTATAGACCTGCAAAAAGCCCTACTTTTGTGAGCTTCTTGCACTCCAATTCTCACAAGAAAGTTATGGAGATGAGAATGGGTAACACTGCCTCCATTAATCCTTGTGAGCAGTGA